The Arachis hypogaea cultivar Tifrunner chromosome 14, arahy.Tifrunner.gnm2.J5K5, whole genome shotgun sequence DNA window ggccaaacaataaacttctttTGGGTCGATTATTGTATGCCTAAATAATACACATTGATTTAAATTTAACTAGTTATCCAAACATATAGTTACCATCAATATATGTGTGTAATTTGACCAAATATAGACCTTCCTTTGAGCTAACCAATATTCGCATAAATTACATATTATCATATTtctaatgtttcaaaataaatttattttcataaaagAGGTTATTTTGGTAGCATAATATTCAACCAATTTATTctaaaactaaattttataaaataaatatatattatattattactatttttcttatgtaacaaatataaaatgcttatataataataataataataataataataataataataataataataataataataagtctcAATATATAACAACCACATAATATATTGTGAGACCTCCTTAGTTATACATATAATTATATGAGTTATTAGTATAAATGATATTAGTAACAAGAGTGACGACATTCATCCGTATCGGTAGATTTTTGTAtccaattattatattattttcataaaatattactagaataaagtattaatatacaaaaaatattattatcttaaaatattattatataaaatattattatttattttttcacatattcaaAATCGGCTCATCAAAAACGGAATCTATTCGCATTATTCAGATTTTGCAAATTCCTAACATATGAAACTCGAGAAGTCCGTTAGTGAAAATTTAGGTTGTTACACATTGACTATAAGTCCAGTTCACAATCTATTAATAGACAAGAAAGAATTTGTAATTGGACTACAGAAACTCGGTACAATAAAGTGCGAAACTTAGTTTATGTTGACTTTATTCTTATGGGTTAGACCGACTAAGATATTGATCTCTAAAATTTGAGAAGTAAATTAGACGCTCTTCTCACTACTTTAATTATCACTATTCACTGAGTAACCAACCTAAAACATGAAGATAACTTCTGATGTTATAAGAAAGTAATCacttttgatttagaaattatctCTAAAAAAATGATTATATCCTATATTATTATTCTATAAATAATCTAACatataagtattttttaaattttgatttcaataaaagtttatttaaatttttactgagTTAGGCATTAAAATCCTTTTTATGTACCCTTATTATTGTACAAACAAAAATTTCGAAGAAACTACTATTTCGcaaacaactaatttttttttatatggaaaaAATATTAGTGTTTTTGTTAGAAATGGGATTATTGAGTGTAATTACAGATGGGTAAATTTTATAGGTAAAAAGTCAACACGTGAGGAGCGTGTTGCAATACGTGACAACATTTCAACTAATACGCAGACAACGTGTTAAAATACGTGAAGAGCATGTTAAATATTTCCACAATAATataatacacttcaaatatcaatattcaaataaaacacTATCTTCacttccatattaaaaataatttgtgcccacaaacaaattaaaactttCACCCAAAAAATTTAGACACATGTCTAAGTCTAAATTCACTTTGGTTTCACAATTATTAATTAGAGAAGAAAAATgtggttaatttttttggatattggaTAAAAATGAGTGTAATCCTTTAATATTGGAAGTTATGGTGTTTTATAAAATTCTAGGACTATAGAATTCGCAGAGTGCAAATTgtcagattaattttttttaatgtataaagaCAATACACAGATTgcgtattgtattattttaatattaaattataatacacAGTCTACGTATTGTAAATACACACTCTGCGTATTGTCAGTACAATACGTGTTCTACGTATTGTGCTTGCATAGAGCAGCGCTCCCATAATACTGTAAAACCTTATTTTTTGTAACATTAACGGTAAAACTCCCTCCACTCttccatattaaaataaaaaattcgaaaaatgtATGCCACTCCAACTAAAATGAAAATTAGGAATGTGGATATTTTAGTCAAAGAATGTTGATCAAGTGAAGGAAGGGCCGAAGGGGGGTAGCTAGAGCTAGAGCTAGACGCTAGTAGCTTAAGCTTTGAGTGTGAGAAGTGCGCAGTGAAGTGAGAGTGTGTACTTAGGACACGGATGTCACGGAATGTAAGAAGCAAactaaaaattgatttatttattgttattttattttataaaagaaaagaataaatagaAAATGGAAAACCACCACATCAGCATCATCATTGCATGACAACCGTGCTCTTCTCATCATTCACAGCTCACAATCCCAACTCCACCACCCTCCTCCTTTGTACTTTCCCCATCTCACTCACTCAACTCTCCACTaacaactaacaactaagaaCTAAGAACCAAACCCACCACTGAAGCTGCACTACACAATAATAATGCctccttcttcttcgtcttcttatTCTGTTTCTGATTTGGCTATTCCCCATTTTACCCTTAAGACAACCTTCATTATCTCCTACCTGGCGGTGGCGCTAGTGGCGGTGGCGCCCCTCCCCTCACGCTCCATCAACATTACCGCCGTCCTCTCCCCCTTCCCAGACTTCTCCCAATTCACCGCCCTCCTCGCCCCAATCTCGTCCGACCTCGCCGGCCGcacctctctctccctcctcgcCGTCCCAAACTCCCGCCTCTCCTCTGctccacacctctctccctccgCCCTCCCCGATGTCCTCCGCTACCACGTCCTCCTCCAATTCCTCTCCCTCTCCGACCTccactccctccctccctccGGCAAGCTCTTCACCACTCTCTTCCAAACCACTGGCCGGGCCCCCTCCAACTCTGGCTCCCTTAACCTCACCCGCGACCCTCGAAACGGCATCGTTACGATCACTTCCCCTTACTCCCCTTCCTCAAACGCCACCGTTTTGTCCTTAGTCAAAACCTTACCTTATAACGTCACTGTTTTCTCCGTTGATAACCTCATCCTCCCTTTCGGCCTCGATCTCATGGCCTCGGAGACTCACCCCAATCTAGGGCTCAACATCACCAAGGCCTTAATCGACGGCAAGAACTTCAACGTCGCCGCCTCCATGCTCGCAGCCTCCGGCGTCGTCGAAGAATTCGAGGCCGACGAGGGCGGCGCTGGAATTACTATGTTCGTCCCCGTCGACGATGCATACGCCGATCTGCCTCCAGCCGTTAGCTTGCAATCCCTTCCGGCGGATAAGAAAGCCGTCGTGCTCAAATTTCATGTGCTGCATTCGTATTACCCCTTGGGATCGTTGGAATCGGTGGTGAACCCTCTTCAGCCGACGCTCGCGACGGAGGCCATGGGTGCTGGGAGCTTCACGCTCAATATTTCCCGCGTGAACGGCTCCGTTGCGATCAACACTGGGATCGTGCAAGCTTCCGTGACGCAGACGGTGTTTGATCAGAACCCCGTGGCAATCTTCGGCGTCTCGAAGGTTCTGCTGCCGAGGGAGATCTTCGGGAAGAATCCGATCACGACGCCGAAGCTTGGATCGACTGCACCGCCTCCGGAAGACGATGCTCTGTCACCAGAGGGGTCGCCGGGGGCAATGGATGGCCAGCCTTCGCACCTCTCGTCGCCGCCCGGGTTCCGCGAGGACATGCAGTCCAACGCTGCTGCCTCCGGTGTTCGTGGTTCCAAATTCAAGTCTTCCATTGTTGTTGCTGTATTTGTTTGCTGTATAGGGTTTTGTATTTAGTGGTATGAGGTTAATTTCTTTGGTTTTTGCTCCAAATTATTATCATTAGTATTAATTTTTTGTGgggttttgttttttaaattctcTCCACCCGCTGTACCCGGTTAATTGCATTATCAGGTTGCAAATGCAGCCTCCCTTTTTTCTTTTAGGTGGTTTCTCCTTATCTCTTTCTTTTCccccaaaaaattataaaatcttcaaTGTGAATTAATTGAGCCATTGATCTAACAATTAGTTGGAGATCAATGTTCACTATTTGTTTCTCTGTGTAGCAGTAGTACACTTGCATTATAATATGAAAATGTAATGCAAGTTCATTGTGTATAAATTGGGAGTTAAATAAGTTTCCGTTTTCTATGAGTGCTGCAATTGATTTG harbors:
- the LOC112742384 gene encoding fasciclin-like arabinogalactan protein 4, which gives rise to MPPSSSSSYSVSDLAIPHFTLKTTFIISYLAVALVAVAPLPSRSINITAVLSPFPDFSQFTALLAPISSDLAGRTSLSLLAVPNSRLSSAPHLSPSALPDVLRYHVLLQFLSLSDLHSLPPSGKLFTTLFQTTGRAPSNSGSLNLTRDPRNGIVTITSPYSPSSNATVLSLVKTLPYNVTVFSVDNLILPFGLDLMASETHPNLGLNITKALIDGKNFNVAASMLAASGVVEEFEADEGGAGITMFVPVDDAYADLPPAVSLQSLPADKKAVVLKFHVLHSYYPLGSLESVVNPLQPTLATEAMGAGSFTLNISRVNGSVAINTGIVQASVTQTVFDQNPVAIFGVSKVLLPREIFGKNPITTPKLGSTAPPPEDDALSPEGSPGAMDGQPSHLSSPPGFREDMQSNAAASGVRGSKFKSSIVVAVFVCCIGFCI